From Chrysemys picta bellii isolate R12L10 chromosome 1, ASM1138683v2, whole genome shotgun sequence:
GAATTCTTAAGTTTTCCATGGTGGTCTCTCTTCCAAGTATTGACTAGGCCCAACCCTGTTAGTATGTGAGACATCTTTAACTTCTCCAGATTACATGAGCATGGACTTTAAACTGGTTTGTTCCATAAGCAGTCTTGAAATGTTAGAGGTTCTTGCTCAGTGTGTTCCATGCAGCGAGGGGCAGGCTACAATGATGGTGTGACTCCTAATGTCTTTGGTTGGTCCTGTATGTTTTTCAGGTCGTCCTTTTGATCCACATTTTCTTATAAACAACGCAGTTAGCAATGTGATCTGCTCCCTCGTCTATAGTGAGCGCTTTGACTATGACAATAAGAAATTTCAGAGGTTGCTGCATTTGGTTGAACAGGCCTTGAAGGAAGAAGGTGGATTCCTGCCCCAGGTAACTCAGCACCTATGATTTGGTCGGTAAGAAGCTGCCATTTGATTGATCAGTAAGATTGTAGTTTAGTGATTCTTTTCTGGGAGCCATAGGGtatggttttctctctctctctctctcactgtattATCTTAGCTCCTTCTCGTAGTACCTTGGCTGCTGCGCATCCCTGGAGTGCCACAGAGCGTCTTCCGAGCCCAAaaggaggtcctggacttcacaGATGAGCTTGTGAAGGAGCACAGGATGACCTGGAATCCTACCCAAAAGAGAGACTTCACTGATGCTTTTCTACAAGAGATAGAGACGGTAGGAGGAGATGGGCAGGTGTAGATCTCTTTGACTCCGTGAATATATTGGTGATGGGAACACTCCCTGTTAGCTTCCCTCGTTGTAAAGTTTACAAGCAAAATCCTATTGCTAATAGAACTGCTATGAACAGCTCCCTGTTCTATTTCTTCTGGTTTTCCCTTATCTAGTGAGTCTAATGAGTTCATGCTCAGAAATCAGCTGAAGAATAGGCTGATAGTTGGAACTTCGTACTGAGGCAGTGCCGCGCTCTAGTGGGTGCCGTACCTGGGTCCTTCGCTCTCTTGGCCGTGGAACAGCCCTGACATAAGCCGACCATGTACAGTTTAGAGACACTTTTTAATCGTTTTGGCAAAGATCACAGTGAAGACTTCCTTCATCCTTCCAAGTTACAGCTTCGTTCAAAGGCAGGCTGCTGGGAATTCCGTGGTTGGAAACATGTTCCAGAACAAAAACCCGATCtgtttttatatctttctagtacAGCTGGTTGCAAAATTGAAACAATGAAACATGTGGCTTTTgacaacatttcatttagaaaaaatcaaaatgaaaccctTATGCTACTACATGGAATTTCTGACCTGATCAAGTGTGAGTGCTCACACTAACCTCTTGTAGTTGCAGAGGCACAAATCTCTAAAACTGACTGGAGACCCTCCTTTAACTCTGGTGGTAAGACTGTGGGCAGAGTTTCCAGCGTGTCTGCTGAGTGTACTGAGCAGCATCAGGCAGTGAGAGTCTGCCGTGCCTGGGgactcctcctccaccaccacaaGCTCTTTCAGGTGCCtttggcagtggtgctggaactggaACTGGCCGCAACCGCTGGCTTGaagcagtaataacaaacaccaaatacatggtttccatggTTTCCATCATCCAGCACCCCTGGACTTTGGTGGGTTAGAAAGTGACACTGAAATGTCCACCAGCGCCTCATGGAAACTCTGCCCCATTCCTGACACAGGCAGGACAGCGCAAGCAAGCAAAGTTCTTAAAAAGGGGCCTCTTCCATGTTGCTCAGCAGGCAGTGTTGGCAGGCTGGTCAAACTTCCTGTAACATACAGGGTGGGCAGTAAAGCTTTCCCACAGTCAAGGCTAGAGCGGCCACATTCTGGGAGGATGCTAGGGAGTCTGGGATATGGTTGGTTTGACTCGGGTCTCTCTGCTACGGTGTGGATGCCACAGGTTCACGCCTGGCCTAGAATATTCTTAACGTAGGATTGACAATCAGTGTAGACTTCTGCTGGGGTAGTCAATAATTTTTTGTTATGGTCCAAATTTCTTGGGCAAGGTATACGGAAAGTCCAGACTgcagagaaaataattaaaaaaaaatgacaataatgatatgtaaataaaaagatttcagggtctgttcaaaagcatctagcaGTACAGATTTGGCCTGCGGTCTACCTATTGACTATCCCATTGTAGATGCTCAAGCTCTGTGTTGTCATATGCGTGTGTTATGCTGCACTCTGCAAACAATTCAACCTTTCAGTCTGAGAATATGAATTACCACTATCTACCCATCTGCTCCTCTCTCCCCAACAAAATTCCAAGGTCAAATCACGCTCTCTTTTGTTCCCTTCAGGCTAAAGAGCATGCGGGGAGCAGTTTCAGTGACAACAACCTTCGTTTGGTAACAGTTGACTTGTTTACCGCTGGCACTGAGACCACCTCCACCACCCTGCGCTGGGCATTGCTGTACATGCTTCTCCATCCTGACATCCAGTGTAAGCAAGAGGACTGGTGGAGATGGGACCGGTTCTCCCAACCCTGCATCTTCCactgaaatagggtgaccagatcgcaagagtgaaatatcaggacacattgggcgagcgggggGCGAGGAGGAGACAGAGACAGGTGCACAGCCCCGACCGGAGCCAGAGGCACACTGGTCCgcctggccctgtgctaccagtgtgccccttcctgttgggggtggggccatgctgcaccacacagctcccctgcccagcgcccGCTGGATCCACTATGCCCAGAGCCGCCTTACAACCCAtccaccacaaatgcacagtgctgtgcacataccccctgcccagcgcccccctgcccacatCCCCACCACAGCTGCGCAGCACCCCACACACaaccccccactcgctagtttcccaatacacacagatttcccctttctctgtcccagTGCCCTTccacacagccccaccaccacaactaaacaatgccccacacagacctgcactgcccagggccctgacacacacaaacctcccctactgcccagcaccccccacagtctcccagacactcactccatcacaccctgcccccttctctggccgcactcaccagccctgctgggaggtctctgactcctagggtgagagcagtGAGGGGGGTCTCCAGACTCTCCACGTGCTGCGCCCGCCACAAGCGCGAGCTCTGTGGCTCCCATTCACCGGGAAaagcgccaatgggagctgccaaaGCTGTGGAGCGGGGCTTGCAGGTgccggcagcatgcagagcccccccaccctaagagccagagggacctgccaggggatGAGGTGGGGCGTCCCGGTGGTGCTCACCTGGGGCGGCTCCCGTCCCGGGAAGCATTCGGCAGGCTGGTCCCCCTGGCTCCTACAGTTgtgggtcgggggagggggggcgggtggagggcTCTCTGCCCACTCCCGGCGCCTGCAagtcctgcccctgcagcacgCGGCACTCCTGCCAGCGGGCGGACCTTGGAGCTCTCCCAGGAGGCGGTAATCAGTGGCTCCGGCGCGGTGGCTGCGGtccccgatatcgggacaaagggCGTTccgaccgatgtaaggtcgggacatgggacaagtcccctaaaatcgggactgtcccaataatatccggacgtctggtcaccctacactgagAACTTCTTAGCATCTGCTGTCACCTTTGTGTTCTGGGCGTATGACACTGGCGTAGCAACAGTCACAGCAGTGATTGGGGAAATAATTCCACTGGAAAATTCTGAGAGGGAGAGCAAAGATCTGTggcaagggagagagaaagcccCTGTTAAAGATTTCATTGTCAGGGGGAGCGCTCACCACTTTTCTTCATGACAAGTGCACTTTGAGACCCTCGTAGCTACTTGGTAACTCTTCCTTCTCTTAGGGTCTCCGTAGGGATAAATGCTAACCTGCTTAAATGTGCCAACGCCGGAGGCACAAGTGGGTCAAATACAGTATGAAGAAGGTGGGATGTCTTTAACAATGAGCTTATTAACCCATAGCACAGAGGATGACTATGTAAATTGGGATGAGTGACTGAAGATGAATGTGCTCTCCTTCAGCGCCTAATTCTGCATTCTTCTCTTTCCCACTGTCTACAGGGCTCACTTTGCCCCCTTGTCCCCAACCAGGTAAACTCTGCCTCCCTTGCACTCTTGCTTTCAGGTGCTTTCAACAAACACACAAGACCTGATTGCGAGGTCAGGAATTAGCAGTTGGGAAGCAGAGTAGTACATGTCTGGGGTATCAAAGAGGCTTTCTGGTTGTGTGGAGATGAGAGAAATCAGAAGTGTGTCCacgccctctccccactgctggatATCGTTCCTGACCCTTGACCAAGTGCCCCAGACACCTCCCAAATACTGCACCCACTTCTTAGAGATGACTCACATGTAAACTGCTCAGTGATTGATAGGAAGGTGGCTAACAAACTCACAGAATATAAACCCAGCGCTGTACAAATAaacagacaatccctgccccacagtgttTAAAACTTAAGGGTAAATCTGCAGGTTCCCCATTTCTACAGTGTTGATGAACATCATTATGTTATATTGAGGAGGATATAAAGTGTCTTTTTCCAGGTAAAGTCCATGAGGAAATTGATAAGGTGATTGGCAGGGACAGGTCACCCAAGATGGAGGACCAAGCGAACATGCCTTATACCAATGCTGTGATCCATGAAACTCAACGTTATGGGGATATTGTTCCTGCTGGATTGCCTCACATGACATACCGGGACACTGAGCTCCAAGGCTACTTCATTCCAAAGGTATCTATGGCCAGGCAGGGGATGCAGACATCTTCTCCCCTTGCAGACTTATCTCCTGAAGCTGCAGACAATCCATATGTGAATCTCCCCCAGGTTCCATGCAGAGGGGGGTGGAGCACCAGGCCCTGAATCTCACAACCATTGGCGAGTTATCAAATGTGCAGTTTTGAAAGGGCTTGGGCCTCAGAGAGCCTTGTTTATGTGGCTAGCTCCATCTTCAACAGGTCTTTGGATAtctgaaaaaacaacaaatcGAGCTAAAACACAACTAAGGATTGCTATCATTACAAGGGAGACTGTAATTTTGTCTTGGGCACCTTATAACATTCAGTATATCTGCTTGAAGGTGGAGAAAGGTAATGCTGATTAACTGTATAGAAACTACCTGCTAGGTCAAGAGTTCAAATCCAGTACAGTAGCAACTAAAACTCTATTATCTGAAGGCTGTTCAGAGGCCCTGTGCATCTCAATCCAGTTCCAAGTAGACAAGAGACAATGACGGGCAATTATTGCCTTCCTTGGTGACAGTCTCACTGGAGAGACCAAAGCCATACAATACTCAATTCCACTTTCGCCCTTAGAAGAAACTCCTCTAGCTCAGGTCTAAGACATGTGAGAGGGAAAAGATCTCGCTTTTTCTGTGAAGACAATGAGAATTGTAGTTCAGAGTCTCTCAATCAGAACACTCTTACCAGAGCTAAAATTGGGGAGTAGAAGCAATTTTCATCCCATGAACCTCATTAGACCCTGAAAACACCACTTGCATATTCTTAGTCTAGCTAGCATGCAATGTACAAGGGCGACAGGGTTCAGAGCATATGCCGTGCACTGCCGAGGGCCTTGAAGGTGTCCCACTCCACTGTGCTATAAGATTATACAATTAGGTATCTGAGGTGGGTTctgtgccttcctctgaagcatcctaCAATGGCCACTACTTGAGATGGGAAATTGAATGCAGAGGGACTGGCCTGTTCTGATGTGACAATTCTTATGTACCCTGTTTCTTCTCTGGGGTGGATCAGGGGACGACAGTCATCGCTAACTTGTCCTCGGTGCTGAAGGATGAAACGGTTTGGGAGAAGCCGCACCAGTTCTACCCGGAGCACTTCCTGGATGCAGATGGACAGTTTGTGAAGCGAGAGGCCttcctgcctttctctgcaggtAAATCCAAGGGGAGGAGCAACTGGGAGAGGCCGTCCCTGTGGAATTGAGGCACAGTGCATGAGAAATGACCCACTACTGTTATGGGAAAGTGAGTCTCCTCTAAAGGAAGGTGTCCCTCTCATCATAAGAGCAGCTTCCTCATGTGGAAGATCAGTGCAGTGTGTGCTGAGCTGGGTCTGTTCTACAGTGACCTGGTGGTACCAGTATATGCAACCTCTGCAAAATAACTCCCTCTCTCTATTTCTCCAGCGCAGAAACTCTGGCCTTGAAATTCTGTACTGAGGGTCAGGCCTTGAGAGCCTGAGCAGCTTGCCCCAGGGCCTGTGTAAACCACTCGGCCAAAGGGAAGCAGTCCTGTATTCTGTACTCTGCAGTAAACTGGGCAACCCTCACCTTAATTAATTCATTGCTCATCTTCTACCGCTGTagttatttaaatagaaaataaacttGTTACAAATCAATTCCGGTTGCTTATGTAAGAAACCCACCTACCTAATCCCTGAGGAGCGCAGAACTGCCAGGTTAAGGAGGACCTTCGTCCCTTAAGCCTATACACCCATCCATCAAGTTAGGCTCTGTTCTTCATGAGCATGCTGCATCTCCCCAGAGAAATTACTCCATACTCAATAGACACAGGGACATACTGAATGCAACACATTAATTGCTTCTGCACTATAACGGAAAACCTTAACTGCAAGCCCAGGAATTGGTTTAGAAACAGGGTGCACACAGGTGAGGTGTGTGTTATTGGGAAAAGGATGAGGTCATAGTTAAGGATTTCTGTTAAAGCATGATCAAAATTGTTGTGTGCCACATACTTCTTTATCTGTTGCAAGGCACCCTGATCAAAGGAAGTTGTTTGTTACTGGAGGCCCTGGGTCCACTGCAATGGGGTACATGGATAAGTAGGGGATAAAGGAGAGATGGATGTTCCCAGTTTCCCATATGCTCCAAACTCACCAGAGAGATGGGAAGAGGGAAATACTGATTCTCTGATAGACACCAAAGGAggtcagctgtggctggtggaggGGCTGTAGGCTCTGTCCTAACCCCTCTGGTCACCACATCAACAGCAGAGGGATTTCTGAACTGGTGGGGCACGACCTCTGCCGGGCGTGTACCAGTGCAGCCCAGGAGTTCCAGCAGTGGGAAACGTGAGGGCTTAGACAGAAGGGTCTATGCACTGAGCAGTGTTATAGAACCTTTCCCAGTGACCGGATCACCTCCAAAAATCGACAAACACTTAGCAGGGTGGTTGGTGCTTTCTAGGTTTGTTTCAATGCAGCCAACCGTTTCCGTTACAGAGAGGGGTTGGTTAGTTAGGCAGCTACTAACGCATTTCCAGAATACGCTGCAGTACTGGGGCGGGGTTATCTGTGTCTGGGTACTAAGCTGAGCTAGGTATTGGCTcagtgggtacatctacacttcagACTGGGGGTGTATGTTCCAGGTTGGGTACACATACCCACGCTAACTCAGCGATAGCATGTAGGAGTGTAGCCAATGCAGCgtgagcaatgggaggggctggtCACCCTGAGGATGATCCCATCGAAGATACTAGGTAtctactcaggtggctagcccctcccgctgctTGCGCCCCCCtggctacacttctgtttttagcacactagctagCTCAGAGTTAGTGGAGGCACGTCTCCTCGAGCTGGAGattacaccttccagctcaaAGTGTGGACGTACCCCTGGTTAAAAGCCAATTTTGTTTTTCGTTTTATGATTTGATTTTAGTCTGTAAACAGGTAATTGAGCAGCCACCTTCCGTTTGTGCCAAACTGCAGTGCAATGAGTGTCTCCCCTGCACTCTGTGTCAGTGCCTGCCTTGCACTCTCTGGAGCAGCACTTCCCAAAATATGGCTCACACCCCCAAATGGGGCGGTGCCATCAGCACATGGGATCGTGGCAATCCTTTGTGtgcagaggacaccattttgctccTCCATGTTTTCTGGGGTTCCAGCAGGAAATAGtgcattaaaacagggtcacacTGGCAAAAAAATTGGGACCCGCTGATCTAGAGCCTCACGTAATTCAAGAATGGACTTTTGTTAGCTAGCTCTGTATTTGTACCTTAGCAGCACAAAGCACAACACCTCTACCTTTCCTATTTGCTCCACAGCCACACTAGATAAGCGTTGCCCCTTTCCAATCTCAATGTCTAGTTGaaactagaattctttgagggcgtcaacaagcatgtggacaaggtccctcaccaaaggctcgtaagcaaagtaagctgtcgtgggataagagggaaagtcctctcgtggattggtaactggttaaaagataggaaacaaaggggaggaataaatggttagttttcagcatggagagaggtaaaaagtggtgtccccgggggtctgtactgggaccagtgctgttcaacatattcataaacgatctggaaaaaggggtaaacagtgaggctgcaaaatttgcagatgatacaaaactactcaagatagtgaagtcccaggcagactgtgaagagctatcAAAggctctctcaaaactgggtgactgggcaacaaaatggcagatgaaattcagggtTGATAAAtacgaagtaatgcacattggaaaacataatcccaactatacgtataaaatgatagggtctaaattagctgttaccacccaagaaagatcttggagtcattgtgatagttctctgaaaacatccactcaatgtgcagtggcagtcagaaaAAGCAAAccatgttggaaatcattaagaaagggatagataagaagatagaaaatatcatattgcctccagATAGATCCAtgttatgcccacatcttgaatactgcgtgcagatgtggtcaccccatctcaaaaaagcttatattgggattggaaaaggtcaacaaaaatgatgaggggtatggaacagcttccataggaggagagattaataagcctgggacttttcagctaggaaaagagatgactaaggggtgatatgattgaggtctataaaatcatgactggtgtgtagaaaataaataaggaagtgttatttactccttctcataacacaagaactaggggtcgccaaatgaaattaataggcagcaggtttaaaacaaacaaaaggaagtatttattcacacaatgcactgtcaagctgtggaactctttgccagaggatgttgtgaaggccaagactttaacagggttcaaaaaagaactggataaattcatggaggataagtctatcattggctattagccaggatgggcagggatggtgtccctagcctctgtttgccagaagctgggaatgggcgacaggggatggagcacttgataattacctgttctgttcattccctctggggcacctggcattggccactgtaggaagagaggatactgggctagatggacctttggtctcacccaggatggctgttcttatgttcgtCAAATTTCAGGGCCCTGGTGACattccagttggaagtagaaattgatggagtcaagtattttctttgatgccatCTTGTTTATTTATAAGGAACATACAAAGTCCTGCTCTCTGAACTCAGGAGGAACCGTAACAAAAGGAGGAGTTTCTTAGCTTATAGCCCAAAGCCTCTTTTGCCAACAGACCCAAAAGCTTTTTCCTAGGGGTCTCACTGCACTCACAGGCTATTACTGCTTGTCCTTCTTGCTTTTGTCTCTGCTTCTCTCTGTTTttgtctgttctcagtttctgtgtGTTCTCTCTCAGACTCGCaacccccttccactccccctctccccaacctGGTCACAATACCAAATGGAACTCCCTACCCACCTGatgctagtttctgggcagattCTATTAGGCCTTGTATTAGGTGTGGCCCCTTAAGTATTTCTTACAACTATTGTAAGTGACAGGCACGTTCACATATGAGTTTGAATAAGGTTTTGAGTCAACCCATAACAAGGTGTGACTGGGGCATGctgagattgctcaattagggcaaactgcagacaatcccccaaagtgGTGGTTATtgtaatacttagattcaccaagccagcaacaaaacagcttctacaatgcaataccttactggttacccagaagccaaaataCAGTTCCCTTAATGCAACCCACCCTTGAgctcccacccagacacccaagtctcCAGATAcgatgaagattactgaaaatcttgttcatcatataaaaatcttaccaatcccaaaggatcggacacattgcCCATCAGGTTAATTAatatctcagatcttacccaaatacattcTTATTAAGgaaactaagatttattaaaaaagaaaaaagagagagtgtgttggttaaaagatcattacaCATACAGATACGAACAAAATTCTTACGCCAGTTTCATAGTATAGAGGGTGAGCTCTAGAATTGCAGAGTCCTTTCCAGAATCAGTTCTTCAGTTTATAGTTCAAAGTCCAATATCCAAGATCAGGGTGATCCAGAATGGAGCTGGAGACCTCAGtgttgtgactcaaacttcccctgacgaAGCttagcagatctgagataacaggCTCAGGGCCCTAGAGTTCTTATTATAGTTGTCCAGCAGCCTCTTGACAGCGTGCAGTCCTTGGGTGACCAGTAGTGGTCTTGAAGTAACCTCCTATTTTCTAAGCACCACTGGTAATTAGCTGCAGGGATTAACAGAAGGCAACTGCCCATTTCCCGCCATTTACAGGCAGTTTACTacatacttcaaagagaaatgaagacaGTGCTATTACTACATTCacagttcatctaaatgttaacatCTCCCTTTGATCTCTGACTTAACAGAATACAGGACATTCAGTTACATTGTTAGAAGGATTTTGCAGTGGCTATGGGAATAGATATGGCACCAGTGATGTCTTTCAGGCTGGCGGTGAGGTGATCCTGTTTGTACGAGTACTGCAAAGGCTTGCTGCAGTGGTTTAGCCTGACATGGGTCATTGGTGAAGATGCACCACTTGTATTTGCCTCAAGTCCAGGAAACCAATGTCCCCAGATTGCACTTGAACCAGAATCTCCTGCCTGGTGGCATGGGCATGTTGTTCCACCTCAGATTTCTCTATCTAAAGGCATTTATTTGCCCATTTCGATTCTAGAAGGCAAGAATTCCACAAAGAGCATATGGgacagatcttcaactggtgtaaattatcaTAGATCCTTTtacatcaatggagttatgccaatttaatAGCTGAGGATTTAGCCCTGTGTATTCGAGTGTCTCTGACCCTTTTGAGTCAGGCTAATGAGGCAGTAATTCCCCTCTCCAAATCAACTGACAGAGTCCTTGGTTTTACCATTTCCACTGAAGCGTCTGGTGCTGGCCACCATCAGAGACAGGCAATCAGATTAAATAGAACATTGATCGGTCTGGAGAAGTATTTCCTAGTTGTTCCTGTTCACACAGGGTCTGAGAAGAGGGAGACTCACCATCTGCTGCATATGGAGGCAGATTCTCTGTTCACTCCAACCTGTGCCTGAGCAGTAAGGGTCTTACTCCTTCAGTGACTAGTTATTgtatcctcctcctctctgcctcctccctcttttctcatTCCCACGCTTGCAGGTCGTCGTGTTTGCCTGGGGGAACAACTAGCCAGGATGGAGCTTTTCCTCTTCTTCACCAGCCTGCTGCAGCATTTCACCATCAGTCTCCCTGAGGGCCAGGCCAGGCCTCGAGAGGATGGACACTTTGCCACGACACTCACCCCACACCCCTACCAGATCCTGGCTGTCCCAAGATAAGTGCAGTGATTTGCAAAGTTCTCCTCATATATTTTAGGAAGGCTGTAGTGCTTAACTGAAAGATGCTCCTACTCCGGTGGGAGCGCTTCTCCTGTCaatatagttaatccacctccctgagaggcgatagctgtgttggcaggagaagctctgaagacatagtgctgtctacacaggcgttaggttggtataactatgtcgctcaggggtgtggatttttcacactcctgagcgacctAGTTATACCCATATAGGCCTGTAGTTTAGGCCTGGCCTTAGCATTGTGTCTGCTTCGTTCTTTAACAGAGTCTCCTTGAGATCCTCTGAAGTTATGCTATCAGCACTATTGGCCGTTTACCCGTCAGCATTGTGTAGATTCCTGTTGCGTGTTGGTACAAATAGCAAATGTGTAACGGAATGCTAAAGATAGCGTGATTACATGTGGGTAGCAAGAGCCTGGCAGACTTGTCACTGCAACACATAATATGAGCTTATTGCAGCTGTTTAAATGGGATAGTCAGTGCTCTGAGCCAGCAGGGTGTGGTTTGGTTTTCTAGCACTTTGCCTGGGTATTCCTTCAGGGCCAAGCCAATGCCTTCTCTGAGAAGAGATTT
This genomic window contains:
- the LOC101939092 gene encoding cytochrome P450 2D14-like: MELLLWLWSQLRSCGNNLPTLGIALTVFALLFDFLKRRKSWSRYPPGPTSLPFIGTMLQIDFHNPHRSFTQLSKKYGNVFSLQNCWSNLIVVNGFKAVKEALVQKSEDFADRPYFPIYEHLGYGENSEGVVLARYGHAWKEQRRFALSTLRNFGMGKKSLEQRVTEEAGFLCSAICSEQGRPFDPHFLINNAVSNVICSLVYSERFDYDNKKFQRLLHLVEQALKEEGGFLPQLLLVVPWLLRIPGVPQSVFRAQKEVLDFTDELVKEHRMTWNPTQKRDFTDAFLQEIETAKEHAGSSFSDNNLRLVTVDLFTAGTETTSTTLRWALLYMLLHPDIQCKVHEEIDKVIGRDRSPKMEDQANMPYTNAVIHETQRYGDIVPAGLPHMTYRDTELQGYFIPKGTTVIANLSSVLKDETVWEKPHQFYPEHFLDADGQFVKREAFLPFSAGRRVCLGEQLARMELFLFFTSLLQHFTISLPEGQARPREDGHFATTLTPHPYQILAVPR